In Archangium violaceum, the following are encoded in one genomic region:
- a CDS encoding pyridoxal-phosphate-dependent aminotransferase family protein, with translation MSERDLLMIPGPVEFDPEVLRALGAKTASHVAPEFIAVFGRALKRLREVCLAPSAQPFVVAGSGTLAMELAVANLVEPGDRALVVNTGYFSDRMALLLERYGAEVVHARCAPGEAPDVASVEALLTSGRFKVMTVTHVDTSTGVLAPAEALVKAADRHGVLSVVDGVCATAGEAFHQEAWGADVYLTASQKAIGVPPGLALLTVSPRAMAAWRARRTPVRSLYADFSEWLPIMEAYEAGKAAYFATPPVNLVCALDVSLGQILREGMEARFARHRRMARSFRAAWRALGLKMLPVSESVTAHTLSALYYPEGVDAAVLGRAREQGVVLAGGLHPQLKTRYFRVGHMNVVGPGDVLATVGAVERALAAAGHRATPGVAVAAAQTELLSAG, from the coding sequence ATGAGCGAGCGAGACCTGCTGATGATTCCCGGCCCGGTGGAGTTCGACCCGGAGGTGCTGCGGGCGCTGGGGGCGAAGACGGCCAGCCACGTGGCCCCCGAGTTCATCGCCGTCTTCGGCCGGGCGCTGAAGAGGCTGCGCGAGGTGTGCCTGGCGCCCTCGGCGCAGCCCTTCGTGGTGGCGGGCAGTGGCACGCTGGCCATGGAGCTGGCGGTGGCCAACCTGGTGGAGCCGGGCGATCGCGCGCTGGTGGTGAACACCGGCTACTTCAGCGACCGGATGGCCCTGCTGCTCGAGCGTTACGGGGCGGAGGTGGTGCATGCGCGGTGCGCGCCGGGTGAGGCGCCGGACGTGGCGTCGGTGGAGGCGCTGCTGACGAGTGGGCGCTTCAAGGTGATGACCGTCACCCACGTGGACACCAGCACCGGAGTGCTGGCGCCGGCGGAGGCGCTGGTGAAGGCGGCGGACCGGCACGGGGTGCTGTCGGTGGTGGACGGGGTGTGCGCCACCGCGGGGGAGGCGTTCCACCAGGAGGCGTGGGGCGCGGACGTGTATCTCACCGCGAGCCAGAAGGCGATTGGAGTGCCACCGGGGCTGGCGCTGCTCACCGTGAGCCCGCGCGCCATGGCGGCGTGGCGTGCGCGCCGGACGCCGGTGCGCTCGCTGTACGCGGACTTCAGCGAGTGGCTTCCCATCATGGAGGCCTACGAGGCCGGCAAGGCCGCCTACTTCGCCACGCCGCCGGTCAACCTGGTGTGCGCGCTGGACGTGAGCCTGGGGCAGATCCTGCGCGAGGGGATGGAGGCGCGCTTCGCCCGGCATCGCCGCATGGCACGGTCCTTCCGCGCCGCCTGGCGCGCGCTGGGATTGAAGATGCTGCCCGTCTCGGAGTCGGTGACGGCCCACACGCTCAGCGCCCTCTACTACCCGGAGGGAGTGGATGCGGCGGTGCTCGGCCGGGCGCGAGAGCAGGGGGTGGTGCTCGCCGGGGGACTGCACCCGCAACTCAAGACGCGCTACTTCCGGGTGGGGCACATGAACGTGGTGGGCCCTGGGGACGTGCTGGCCACGGTGGGAGCGGTGGAACGGGCGCTCGCGGCGGCGGGGCACCGGGCCACGCCGGGCGTGGCGGTGGCAGCCGCGCAGACGGAGTTGCTCTCGGCGGGGTGA
- a CDS encoding ChaN family lipoprotein produces MSAPTSLRVGLAFLLVCGCATPSSSSRATPPEARTAEWRSPLHRDHPLVGRIWDARRNRQVDEPTLLAELSRVRFVLLGERHDNPDHHRLQAELVRGLTASGREPVLAFEMLDTEQQAAVDEALARAPGDPDAIAQAVAWEKSGWPDWSLYRPIFAVGTERGLPILGANLPRRQVRELVTRGPEALAPETRARLGLDTPLPEAVDRAMRAEMHESHCGHLPESMLAPMVLAQRARDAQMADRLLSTSAEDGAILITGAGHARTDRGVPADLVRRAPEQPVLAVAFLEVSPEAREPSDYAPTDSPGKLPYDYVWFTPAAEREDPCAAFRSRENPTRK; encoded by the coding sequence ATGAGCGCTCCCACTTCCCTCCGCGTAGGCCTCGCCTTCCTCCTGGTCTGTGGCTGTGCCACGCCGTCCTCCTCGAGCCGCGCCACGCCACCCGAGGCGCGGACAGCGGAGTGGCGGAGCCCGCTGCACCGCGACCACCCGCTGGTGGGTCGCATCTGGGACGCGCGGCGGAACCGCCAGGTGGATGAGCCGACATTGCTGGCGGAGCTCTCCCGAGTGCGCTTCGTGCTCCTCGGTGAGCGCCACGACAACCCCGACCACCACCGCCTCCAGGCCGAGCTGGTCCGGGGGCTCACCGCCTCTGGCCGCGAGCCCGTGCTCGCCTTCGAGATGCTCGACACGGAGCAGCAGGCCGCCGTCGACGAGGCACTCGCCCGCGCTCCGGGGGACCCGGATGCCATCGCCCAGGCTGTGGCATGGGAGAAGAGTGGCTGGCCCGACTGGTCTCTCTACCGCCCCATCTTCGCCGTGGGCACCGAGCGCGGCCTGCCCATCCTCGGCGCCAACCTCCCACGCCGACAGGTGAGGGAGCTCGTCACCCGGGGCCCCGAGGCCCTGGCCCCGGAGACGCGCGCGCGGCTGGGGCTCGACACACCGCTGCCGGAGGCGGTCGACCGCGCCATGCGCGCGGAGATGCACGAGTCCCACTGTGGCCACCTGCCCGAGTCCATGCTCGCGCCGATGGTGCTCGCCCAGCGGGCCCGCGACGCACAGATGGCCGACCGCCTGCTGTCCACCTCAGCGGAGGACGGGGCCATCCTCATCACCGGCGCCGGTCACGCTCGCACCGACCGGGGCGTCCCCGCGGACCTCGTCCGGAGAGCCCCAGAGCAGCCGGTGCTCGCCGTGGCCTTCCTCGAGGTCTCGCCCGAGGCCCGCGAGCCGAGCGACTACGCGCCCACCGACAGTCCCGGGAAGCTGCCCTACGACTATGTCTGGTTCACGCCCGCCGCGGAGCGGGAGGATCCGTGCGCCGCGTTCCGCTCGCGTGAGAACCCCACGAGAAAATAG
- a CDS encoding VOC family protein yields the protein MRILRLDHVQLTVPKGMEDAARAFYRDTLGMTEVMKPEALKGRGGFWLQLPGAQVHIGTEEGVERLRTKAHPAFEVEDLEGVRLVLERAGLTLQDGIPIPGMRRFECRDPFGNRLEFLQMTPEE from the coding sequence GTGCGAATCCTGCGACTGGACCACGTGCAGCTCACCGTTCCCAAGGGAATGGAAGATGCCGCGCGAGCCTTCTACCGCGACACCCTCGGCATGACCGAGGTCATGAAGCCGGAGGCCCTGAAGGGGCGCGGAGGCTTCTGGCTCCAGCTCCCCGGTGCCCAGGTTCACATCGGCACCGAGGAGGGCGTGGAGCGGCTGCGCACCAAGGCGCATCCCGCTTTCGAGGTGGAGGACCTCGAGGGTGTGCGGCTCGTCCTCGAACGAGCGGGTCTCACCCTCCAGGACGGCATTCCCATTCCCGGAATGCGGCGCTTCGAGTGCCGGGACCCCTTCGGCAACCGGCTGGAGTTCCTCCAGATGACTCCGGAGGAATAG